The following DNA comes from Alienimonas californiensis.
CGTCTCCGCGCTGGACACCCGCACCGGGGAGATCACCCGCTTCGAGGGCAAACTCTACGCCGACTGTACCGGCCACGGCACGATCGGCGCCGAGGCCGGCGCCGACTGGGAGATGACCCCCGAGGGCCGCATGGGCATGAGCAATATGTGGCGCTGGGACGAAGTCGATCAGCCGACCGAATTCCCCGACGCCGACTGGGCGCTGGACCTGTCCATGAAGGACTTCCCCTACCCCCGCGACCACCACGGCCAGTGGTTCTGGGAGAGCGGGTTTAATAAGAACCCGCTGGGCGGGGCCGAGGCGATCCGCGACTGGAACCTGCGGGCCGTCTACGGGGCCTTCGACGCGATGAAGAACGGCGACGGCGCCGCCAAGCACCGGAACGCGATCCTCACCTGGGTCGCCTTCGTCGGCGGCCCGCGGGAGTCCCGCCGCCTGCTGGGCGACGTGCAGCTCACCCAGGACGACATCGTCGACAAACGCGAATTCCCCGACGGCTGCGTGCCCAGCACCTGGAGCATCGACCTGCACTATCCCAAGGAGCAATACGCGGAGAAGTTCCCCGATAATCCGTTCATCTCCTACGCCGTCCACGATCAGCGGATCGACCGCAATTACGGCTACCCGGTGCCCTATCGCTGCTTTTATTCCCGCAACGTCGAGAACCTGTTCATGGCGGGGCGGAACATCAGCGTGACCCACCAGGCGCTGGGCACCACCCGCGTGATGAAGACCTGCGGGATGATGGGCGAGGTCGTCGGCCGGGCCGCCAGCATCTGCATTAAGAACGGCTGCACGCCCCGCCGCGTCTATCAGGATTATTGGCCGGAGATGGTCGAATTGCTGGAACTGCCCGGCAAGGCCCGCCGGGAGACGGTCAACGACGAGATCGTCGTCCCCGACGACGCCATGAAACTCGCCCCCGGCTACGGCCCGCCGACCGGGCTGGACCCGGCGGAACTGGACGGCCTGGTCGTCGACGACCGGGCCGCGGAGCTGGAGGGCGCCTGGACCGAGGGCACCGGCCTGAAGGGCTACGTCGGCTACGCCTACCGCTACGCCTCCCCCGGCTCCGGCGCCAAAGCGACCTTCAAGGCGACCGTGAAGGAGACCGGCCGCTACGACGTGCAGCTCGCCTGGCTGCCCCACGAAAACCGCGGCAAAACGGTCCCGGCGAACGTGACCGTGGGGCGGACGTCGAAGGACTTCAAACTCGACATGACGAAGCCGGCCTCCGGCAAGAACGATTTTGAATCGCTCGGCGCCTTCGACGTGCGGGCCGGCGAGACCGTCGAGGTGACGATCCGCAGCGAAGGCGCCGGCGGCAACGTGCACGCCGACGCCATCCGCCTCATCAAGGTCGGCGAGCCCCGGGTCGGCCAGCCCCGCAGCGGGGAGCCGCGGGGGAACGAGTGAGCGACCCGACGCCGCCGAACCCGTCCCGGGCGTGGCGGCGGCGGGTTCTGCACGCGGTCCGGCTGGGCCTGTTCGCGACGGTCGTCGGTCTGATCGCCTCCGTCCCCGCGGAGTCGATCGAGAACCCGGCCGGCGACGGCGACGGCCTGCCCCCCGCTGCCCGGACTGCGGCCACAAGGTTGCTTCCCGACGCGGCCTCCTTCGGCGAGCCCGACGCCGCCACCGGCGCCGTGCCCGTGCTGGACGCCGCCGGCGAGCGGCTCGGCTTCGTCCTGAAAACAATGCCCGCCAGCCGGCGGATCGTCGGCTTCTCCGGCCCGAGCGACCTGCTCATTGCGTTTGAAGAGGGCGACGGCGACGCGACGGTCCGCGGGGTCTCCATCCTCCGCAGCGGCGACACCGACGAACATGTCGCCGCCGTCCGCGAAGCCGACGTGCTGAACGGTCGGTTCGTCGGCCAAACCTGGAGCGAAGCCGCCTCCACCCCGCCGCCGGACGCCGTCTCCGGCGCCACGCTGACCGCCCGTGCGATGTGGCAGTCGATCCGCGTGCGGCTGGACGGCGACGCCCCCATCGTCCCGCGGTTCGAAGAAGTGTTGACCGTCGAAAAGGCGCAATCCCTCTTCCCCGACGCTGCCGCGATCACGCCCGCCGAGGAGGTCGGCCGCTTCACCGTCACCAACGCCGCCGGCGAGCCGCTGGGGTCGCTGCTGCGAACCTCCCCCGCCGCGGACGGGGTGATCGGCTATCAGGGACCGACGGAAGCCTTCGTCGCTTTTAATGAGGAGGATCAAAAGGCGGTCGGCCTGATCGTCGACGACAGTTTTGATAACGAGCCCTACGTCACCTATCTGCGGGAGGACGAGTGGGGCTTCCTGCGGCTGTTCGACGGAATGACGGTCGAGGAATTAGCGAACCGCGGCCCGGCCGACGGCAGCTATGACGCCGTCAGCGGGGCGACGATGACCAGCCTCGCCGTCGTCGACGGGGCGATCCTCGCCGCGAAAACGGACCTCGCCCCGGAGGAGTCGCCCGCGGCTCCTCAAACGACCGACGACGCCCCCGCCGCCGCGTGGAACGCCCTGTCGTGGCGCCACGTCGACTGGGGCATGCTGGCGCTGATCGCCGGGGCGGTGGTCGTCGGCTTCACCCGACTGCGGGGATTTAAGGCGGTGCGGTGGGCGTGGCTGGCGTTATTAATCGGCTATCTGGGTGTGTGGCGGGGCGATTTACTCTCGCAGGCGATGTGGGTTGGCTGGGCGGAGCACGGCGTCCCCTGGCGGACGGCGGGCGGGCTGGCGTTGCTCAGCGCCGCGGCCCTCAGCCTGCCGGTCGCCACGAAACGCAACGTGTACTGCACGCACCTCTGCCCGCACGGCGCCGTGCAGCAGGCGTTCGTCGGCGGGGTGTTCGGGGAGCGGTTGAAGCCTCGCCGTAGCGTCGGCCGCGGCGCCCGCCGGGCGCTGGCATTCTTGCCGCCGGCCTTATTGGCTCTCGTACTGCTGGCGGCGTTCGGGTTCCCGCTGGTGGCCCCGGTGGCGCTGGAACCGTTCGACGCCTGGCACTGGAGCTTGGCGGGGCTGGCGACGAAGACGATCTTCGTGGTCGGCCTGATCGCGGCCCTGTTCATCCCGATGGCCTACTGCCGCCACGGCTGCCCGACCGGGGCGCTCCTCGAATACCTCCGCGCCAACGCCCGCAGCGACCGCTGGACGGGGCGCGATTGGGTCGCCGTCGGCCTCACGGCCTTTGCCGCGGGGCTGCGGGTTATCGTGTATTAAAGTGGGGCCGGCGTGGATCTCAGTCCTCCCCTCGCCCCCTTTCGGGGGAGAGGGGTCGGGGGTGAGGGGGCAGTGATTTCTGGACGCTGTTCACGCTCCGTCTTCTCAACCGTTCCTCGGGCCGTCACAGCCTGAGCGGGCGCCTGCGAACCGTGCGCTCACCCTCACCCCCGGCCCCTCTCCCTCAAGGGAGAGGAGGGAAGAGCGAGGCGGGGCCCGATTCGTCACGCGTCAGCGCAAACTTTATAGAACGTCGCCGCCGCTGTGAGCCCGCAGCGCAAACGGGGGTCGGAACCGCAGAGCCTCGCTTGCGCTTCGGGCTCACGACACTTCGTTCACGCTGCCGGGTGGGTCCACGGGGCGCGGTAGGGCCGCGCCAGGCGGGCGTTGGCCTCGGCATCGCCGGGGACCTGCCAGTTGGCCTGGTCCCAGGTCAGCGAGCGGCCCAACTCCAGCGACAAGTTCGCCAAAATACAGGCCACGCTGGAGGTCACGCCCTGCTCGATGTCGGCCACCGGCCGCTGCGCCTCGCCGCCGCCGGCCTCGGTCGCCTCGACGGCCTTCAAAAAGTTCTTCATATGGGCCCGGCTGGCGGGGGCGACGTGGCGCTCGATGCGGGGTTCGTCCTGCTCCTCCGGGTACTGCTCCGGTTCGAGGACCACGTCGCCCCGCACGGACGGTTCCTTCTTGCCGGTGGGAATGAATTCGTATTTCTGCACGCTGGCCTTCAACGTGCCGTTCTTGCCGTAGACGAAGGCGGCCCAGGGGTACTCCGGGTCCGGGGCGTTGCCCCAACTGCGGTGCGTCCAGACGACCGGGAGATTATTGAAGGTAAAGGTCGCGGTCTGGGTGTCCGAGATGTTGGCCTTGCTGTCCGGGTCGATCAGAATGCCGCCCTCGCTGTAGACGGTATTGACCGGGCCGAGGTCCAGCATCCAGCGGACCATATCGAGCATGTGCACGCACATATCGCCGACAATGCCGTTGCCGTATTCCATAAACGCCCGCCAGCTGCGGGGGTGCGTCAGGGAATTATACGGCCGCATCGGCGCCGGGCCGGTCCACAGGTCGTAATTGAGGTTCTTCGGCGGCTCCGTGTCCGGCGGATTCCCCTTGGCCCGCATGTGATAATAGCAACAGATTTCCACGTGGCCGACGTCGCCCAGCAGGCCCGCGTCGATCACCC
Coding sequences within:
- a CDS encoding FAD-dependent oxidoreductase, whose product is MAPSRSRVAGLLALLLTAAASPAGAAEVFVEAESFADRGGWQLDTQFIRHMGSPYLLAHGIGTPVKDAATAVNFPEAGEYRAFVRTFDWVARWDAEGSPGRFQLSVNGKKLPETLGTQGKDWAWQNAGTVTVDKGEATVALHDLTGFDGRVDAIYFTTGTEPPPNDSTILPPWRRALLGLPEEAPTKDGYDLVVIGGGYSGLGAAISGARMGCKVALIQDRPVLGGNGSSEVRVWAMGHIRRGNYPRVGEIIEEIADHATKSPGTEEEFEDEKKEKIVRAEDNIDLFLNHHAFEVESKDVEGGAKRITGVSALDTRTGEITRFEGKLYADCTGHGTIGAEAGADWEMTPEGRMGMSNMWRWDEVDQPTEFPDADWALDLSMKDFPYPRDHHGQWFWESGFNKNPLGGAEAIRDWNLRAVYGAFDAMKNGDGAAKHRNAILTWVAFVGGPRESRRLLGDVQLTQDDIVDKREFPDGCVPSTWSIDLHYPKEQYAEKFPDNPFISYAVHDQRIDRNYGYPVPYRCFYSRNVENLFMAGRNISVTHQALGTTRVMKTCGMMGEVVGRAASICIKNGCTPRRVYQDYWPEMVELLELPGKARRETVNDEIVVPDDAMKLAPGYGPPTGLDPAELDGLVVDDRAAELEGAWTEGTGLKGYVGYAYRYASPGSGAKATFKATVKETGRYDVQLAWLPHENRGKTVPANVTVGRTSKDFKLDMTKPASGKNDFESLGAFDVRAGETVEVTIRSEGAGGNVHADAIRLIKVGEPRVGQPRSGEPRGNE
- a CDS encoding FMN-binding protein, which codes for MSDPTPPNPSRAWRRRVLHAVRLGLFATVVGLIASVPAESIENPAGDGDGLPPAARTAATRLLPDAASFGEPDAATGAVPVLDAAGERLGFVLKTMPASRRIVGFSGPSDLLIAFEEGDGDATVRGVSILRSGDTDEHVAAVREADVLNGRFVGQTWSEAASTPPPDAVSGATLTARAMWQSIRVRLDGDAPIVPRFEEVLTVEKAQSLFPDAAAITPAEEVGRFTVTNAAGEPLGSLLRTSPAADGVIGYQGPTEAFVAFNEEDQKAVGLIVDDSFDNEPYVTYLREDEWGFLRLFDGMTVEELANRGPADGSYDAVSGATMTSLAVVDGAILAAKTDLAPEESPAAPQTTDDAPAAAWNALSWRHVDWGMLALIAGAVVVGFTRLRGFKAVRWAWLALLIGYLGVWRGDLLSQAMWVGWAEHGVPWRTAGGLALLSAAALSLPVATKRNVYCTHLCPHGAVQQAFVGGVFGERLKPRRSVGRGARRALAFLPPALLALVLLAAFGFPLVAPVALEPFDAWHWSLAGLATKTIFVVGLIAALFIPMAYCRHGCPTGALLEYLRANARSDRWTGRDWVAVGLTAFAAGLRVIVY
- a CDS encoding Gfo/Idh/MocA family protein, coding for MPTVPEILHPAGAPVNGVDRRGFLSTAAAGAAVGTLAGLAPRLHAEEVPEFSPRRVGLIGSGWYGKFDVFRMLQVAPVEVVAVCDVDSEMLAEAAKLIAERQDGKSPKTYGDYREMLQAEDLEIVVVATPDHWHALPMIAAVEAGAHVYVEKPTSVDVLESKAMLEAARKHNRVVQVGTQRRSTPHLVEAKQRVIDAGLLGDVGHVEICCYYHMRAKGNPPDTEPPKNLNYDLWTGPAPMRPYNSLTHPRSWRAFMEYGNGIVGDMCVHMLDMVRWMLDLGPVNTVYSEGGILIDPDSKANISDTQTATFTFNNLPVVWTHRSWGNAPDPEYPWAAFVYGKNGTLKASVQKYEFIPTGKKEPSVRGDVVLEPEQYPEEQDEPRIERHVAPASRAHMKNFLKAVEATEAGGGEAQRPVADIEQGVTSSVACILANLSLELGRSLTWDQANWQVPGDAEANARLARPYRAPWTHPAA